One window from the genome of Desulfomonile tiedjei encodes:
- a CDS encoding PAS domain S-box protein, whose product MPESSRRGASKAAKTQRESQLGELKILFEKAPLGILTYSREGKIISANRFLVDLLGSPSVAATKQVNLFKFQNMIEAGISEVLAKALDSGGPQQIETLYVSKWNKRIWTKTIAFPVTDSKGNLEHGMAVVQDVTLLKQAEQQLRDSEEKFRLLTEKTPIGLAILDSSGSFEYFNPTFVAMFGYSVDEVPSLDKWMERVLDDSASMEVIQDAFLGGLEGLASPESLEPCCEAQSKDGTSKKIRFKFFPLTDGKRVVVCEDCSQLFLAWSARRISEERYLGLLEHLTDFVYTLDAKGNVLGVNRAAARSMGYEPEELVGRNIRDLIPHEVSKQIAGNLEKVTDGGFSEGLSQYLAKDGSIHYLEYRSVAIRPGDRPHYVVGMARDVTDRVLMKKKLKESEAKFEILVENAHDGITYIDEDSRLQFCNPRMKEILKDPHPEGKRLFDYYDEENRKILEEHIGLRLKGISSTYFATITDLEGTPRHMVISGTPYFDEKNNYKGAIGIYTDISELKKLEAQLQQSQKMEAIGTLAGGIAHDFNNILSGVLGYASLMRKFVGPESQLAHYVDMIEKSAERGANLAGQLLAFSRKGKRFVQSVDIHQHIDDVVDILKRTVDRKISVVTDKRAEAYTVEGDPGQIQQVLMNLSINAKDAMPKGGRLSITTEVVEIDANSSRIYKGLFPGSFLQISVEDTGEGMSPQVMERLFEPFFTTKEEGKGTGLGLSMVYGAVKSHGGIVKVYSEPGRGSVFTVLLPLKKSPETEMKLVAKKRLTCGPGTILVIDDEEIMQQLLSEMLQEMGFKVLSARDGVEGLEIYRKQWRKIDLVIVDMIMPRLSGRETFLGMKQINPSIKAILSTGFSKDGEVRDTLDQGVAGFIQKPFKTDELSDVIGTVLSLDATVE is encoded by the coding sequence ATGCCGGAAAGTAGTCGGCGCGGCGCGAGCAAAGCCGCGAAAACCCAAAGAGAAAGCCAACTGGGTGAATTAAAAATCCTTTTCGAGAAGGCCCCGCTCGGCATACTGACTTATTCTCGTGAGGGCAAAATCATCAGCGCGAATCGCTTTCTCGTCGATCTGCTCGGGTCCCCCTCTGTGGCAGCCACGAAACAGGTCAATCTATTCAAGTTCCAGAATATGATCGAAGCCGGAATATCCGAAGTGCTGGCAAAAGCTTTGGATTCCGGGGGTCCCCAACAGATCGAGACCCTCTACGTCTCCAAGTGGAACAAAAGAATCTGGACCAAGACCATAGCGTTTCCGGTGACAGACAGCAAAGGGAACCTGGAGCACGGAATGGCCGTTGTCCAGGACGTGACTCTTCTCAAGCAGGCTGAACAGCAACTCCGGGACAGCGAGGAAAAATTCCGGTTACTTACCGAGAAAACACCCATTGGGTTGGCCATCCTGGATTCGAGTGGCAGTTTTGAGTACTTCAATCCTACATTTGTAGCCATGTTCGGCTATTCCGTTGACGAGGTGCCCAGCCTGGACAAGTGGATGGAGCGCGTGCTGGATGATTCTGCGTCAATGGAAGTAATTCAGGACGCCTTTTTGGGCGGCCTTGAAGGCCTGGCCTCCCCCGAATCCCTGGAACCTTGCTGCGAAGCACAATCCAAAGACGGAACGTCAAAGAAGATTCGGTTCAAGTTCTTTCCGCTCACTGACGGAAAACGTGTAGTTGTTTGCGAGGACTGTTCCCAGCTTTTCCTTGCTTGGTCGGCCCGCCGGATCTCCGAAGAACGGTATCTTGGCCTGCTGGAGCACCTGACTGACTTCGTATACACGCTTGACGCCAAGGGAAACGTGCTGGGAGTTAACAGGGCCGCGGCCCGGTCGATGGGATATGAACCGGAGGAACTTGTTGGCAGGAACATCCGAGACCTCATTCCGCATGAGGTGAGCAAGCAAATTGCGGGCAACTTGGAAAAGGTCACGGACGGCGGTTTTTCGGAAGGATTGTCGCAATACCTGGCCAAAGACGGCAGCATACATTACCTGGAATATCGCAGCGTTGCAATTCGTCCGGGGGATCGTCCCCACTACGTGGTGGGGATGGCGCGAGATGTTACCGATCGCGTGCTCATGAAAAAGAAACTGAAGGAGTCTGAGGCAAAATTCGAGATTCTTGTGGAAAACGCCCACGACGGCATCACTTACATTGATGAAGACTCCAGGCTTCAGTTTTGTAATCCGAGAATGAAAGAGATCCTGAAAGACCCTCATCCGGAAGGAAAACGACTGTTTGACTATTACGATGAGGAGAACCGGAAAATACTGGAGGAGCATATCGGGCTTCGTTTGAAAGGAATAAGCTCGACTTATTTTGCCACAATAACGGACCTTGAAGGAACCCCGCGCCATATGGTGATCAGCGGCACTCCATACTTCGATGAAAAGAACAATTACAAAGGCGCAATCGGCATTTATACGGACATCAGCGAACTCAAAAAGCTGGAAGCCCAACTGCAACAATCGCAGAAGATGGAAGCCATCGGAACACTTGCAGGAGGGATCGCTCACGACTTCAACAACATATTGAGCGGTGTCCTGGGGTACGCTTCGCTCATGAGGAAATTCGTAGGACCTGAATCGCAACTGGCCCACTACGTGGACATGATCGAAAAAAGCGCGGAAAGGGGAGCTAATCTGGCCGGCCAGTTGCTTGCATTCTCGCGAAAAGGCAAGCGATTCGTGCAGAGCGTCGATATCCACCAACACATAGACGATGTTGTGGACATTTTGAAACGAACCGTGGACAGAAAAATATCCGTCGTGACCGACAAGCGCGCTGAGGCCTATACTGTTGAGGGAGATCCGGGCCAAATTCAGCAGGTATTAATGAACTTGAGCATAAATGCTAAGGATGCCATGCCCAAGGGCGGACGCTTGTCCATAACCACCGAGGTTGTTGAAATCGATGCAAACTCCAGCCGCATCTACAAGGGATTGTTTCCAGGATCTTTTCTCCAAATATCGGTTGAGGACACCGGTGAGGGGATGAGCCCTCAAGTTATGGAGCGCCTCTTCGAGCCGTTCTTCACCACCAAAGAGGAGGGGAAAGGCACCGGACTGGGGCTTTCAATGGTTTACGGCGCAGTTAAGAGTCATGGCGGAATAGTGAAGGTCTATTCGGAGCCGGGTCGCGGATCCGTTTTCACCGTCCTGCTCCCCTTAAAGAAAAGCCCCGAAACCGAGATGAAGTTGGTCGCCAAAAAGAGATTGACATGCGGCCCCGGGACGATCCTGGTGATCGACGACGAGGAAATTATGCAGCAACTGCTGTCGGAAATGCTCCAGGAAATGGGTTTCAAGGTGTTGTCGGCTCGTGACGGCGTCGAAGGTTTGGAAATCTATCGTAAACAGTGGCGAAAGATAGATCTGGTCATTGTGGATATGATCATGCCCCGATTGAGCGGGAGAGAGACCTTTCTGGGAATGAAACAGATCAATCCCTCGATCAAGGCGATACTCTCGACGGGGTTTTCAAAAGACGG